Proteins co-encoded in one Chroococcidiopsis sp. TS-821 genomic window:
- a CDS encoding methyltransferase domain-containing protein — translation MKLKVVNSSVSTLARKLNSLLPNKKLASDTSSVDKEVRYRIAAKYLTGKGIEIGALHSPLPVSNSVDIQYVDRFTIAQLRQQYPELAAYKLVEPNIIDDGETLTSISDASLDFVIANHVIEHCQNPIFSLENWLRVLKVDGILYIAVPDKRYTFDCDRPITPLEHVIRDYEEGGSCSAPCHYEEWARLVEKARDSDVAIRAKELLDINYSIHFHVWTQIEFLELLLYCRNSLSLPIEIELLQKNQMEFIVVIRKSIK, via the coding sequence ATGAAACTGAAAGTAGTGAATAGCTCGGTTAGTACATTGGCACGTAAGCTTAACTCGCTTTTACCTAATAAAAAATTAGCAAGCGATACATCTAGTGTAGACAAGGAGGTACGTTACCGAATTGCTGCTAAATACTTAACTGGTAAAGGTATTGAGATAGGTGCTCTCCATTCTCCCTTACCCGTTTCCAATTCAGTAGATATCCAGTATGTTGATAGATTTACTATCGCTCAGTTAAGGCAACAATATCCAGAGTTAGCAGCTTACAAACTAGTCGAACCAAATATAATCGATGACGGGGAAACTCTCACTTCTATATCCGATGCGTCGCTAGATTTTGTCATTGCTAATCATGTTATTGAACATTGTCAGAATCCAATATTTTCTTTAGAAAATTGGTTAAGAGTATTAAAAGTTGATGGAATATTATATATTGCTGTACCCGATAAACGCTATACATTTGACTGCGATCGTCCTATAACGCCACTCGAACACGTCATTCGCGACTATGAAGAAGGCGGAAGTTGCTCAGCGCCATGTCACTACGAAGAATGGGCTAGACTTGTTGAAAAAGCTAGGGATAGCGACGTCGCAATCAGAGCCAAAGAATTACTTGACATCAACTACAGTATTCATTTTCATGTTTGGACACAAATAGAATTTTTAGAATTACTACTATACTGCCGAAATTCTTTATCTCTGCCGATTGAAATTGAATTACTGCAAAAAAATCAAATGGAGTTTATTGTAGTTATCCGCAAGTCCATCAAGTAA